A single window of Gammaproteobacteria bacterium DNA harbors:
- the glnD gene encoding [protein-PII] uridylyltransferase, with translation MQLFFTGSFDRALSSTSTPVQLFRHTLQSVDEALAERFAKGVAVTELVRQRVWFVDELLVRAWHRFIPPREGGIALVAVGGYGRHELHPSSDIDLLMLLEPESQAARQESLEKFLAFLWDIGLEVGHSVRTVAQCVEEAGQDISVATNLMEARLLAGDDGLFRNMCRLTGPEHMWPARAFFEAKWHEQLARHRKYHGTAYNLEPNVKEGPGGLRDIQTIAWVAKRHFKTDTLEGLIARDFLTRREYDELIRGQEFLWKVRYALHLLTGRNENRLLFDYQRTLAAQFGYQDDHRLAVENFMKDYYRTITGLSRLNEMLLQLFQEVILHAGAPMEIVGINKRFQSCNGFIEVSDAGVFKRYPFALLEIFLLLEQNRELKGVRAATIRLLRDHRYLIDDRFRNDLRCRSLFMEILRQPSGVTHELRRMNRYGILAAYFPAFGAIVGQMQYDLFHVYTVDDHTLHVLRNLRRFTVAAYEQEFPLCSRIMKRIPKPELLYLGALFHDIAKGRGGDHSELGASDAFGFCRHHGLSDYDAHLVAWLVRNHLIMSSTAQHKDISDPDVLAEFARKVGDTTHLEYLYLLTVADIRGTNPTLWNGWKDALLIDLYSSTRDILERGPNSPVNKDELIAETRTAALALLGDADTERVKTVWSEIGEEYFLRHSPDEIAWQMRLILGSRPEDLPLIRVREETGRGGTEIFLYARDQNHLFAMTTSALDQLGLNILNARIITTSNGFTLDTYIVLDENGNTIRDPHGLHEIADAIRGRIARGDIRAARTSRRAARQLRHFSIPTQVTFSADPHHRYTIAELTTVDRPGLLARVGQAFVECGVRLLNAKIATFGERVEDVFFITGRDNGPLDDAAQLDALRASLVRHLDEH, from the coding sequence ATGCAGCTGTTCTTCACCGGGTCCTTCGACCGCGCGCTGTCGAGCACCTCGACGCCGGTGCAGTTGTTCCGGCATACCTTGCAGTCGGTCGACGAGGCACTGGCGGAACGCTTCGCGAAGGGGGTCGCGGTCACGGAGCTGGTGCGCCAGCGGGTCTGGTTCGTGGACGAACTGCTGGTGCGGGCCTGGCATCGCTTCATTCCGCCGCGGGAGGGCGGCATCGCCCTGGTGGCGGTCGGCGGCTATGGTCGCCACGAGCTGCACCCCAGTTCCGACATCGACCTGCTCATGCTGCTGGAGCCGGAATCGCAGGCCGCGCGCCAGGAAAGCCTGGAAAAATTCCTCGCCTTCCTGTGGGACATCGGCCTCGAGGTCGGCCACAGCGTGCGTACCGTGGCGCAATGCGTCGAGGAAGCGGGGCAGGACATCAGCGTCGCCACCAACCTGATGGAGGCGCGCCTGCTCGCCGGCGACGACGGGCTGTTCCGGAACATGTGCCGGCTGACCGGGCCGGAGCATATGTGGCCGGCGCGCGCCTTCTTCGAGGCCAAATGGCATGAGCAGCTGGCGCGCCACCGCAAGTACCACGGCACCGCCTACAACCTCGAACCCAATGTGAAGGAGGGCCCGGGCGGGCTGCGCGACATCCAGACCATCGCCTGGGTGGCGAAGCGGCACTTCAAGACCGACACGCTGGAAGGGCTGATCGCCCGTGACTTCCTCACCCGCCGCGAATACGACGAGCTCATCCGGGGCCAGGAATTCCTCTGGAAGGTGCGCTACGCCCTGCACCTGCTCACCGGACGCAACGAGAATCGCCTGCTGTTCGACTACCAGCGCACTCTGGCCGCGCAGTTCGGCTACCAGGACGACCACCGCCTCGCGGTCGAGAACTTCATGAAGGACTACTACCGCACCATCACCGGGCTGAGCCGGCTCAACGAGATGCTGCTGCAGTTGTTCCAGGAAGTCATCCTGCACGCCGGCGCGCCGATGGAGATCGTCGGCATCAACAAGCGATTCCAGTCCTGCAACGGTTTCATCGAGGTCAGCGATGCCGGCGTGTTCAAGCGCTATCCCTTCGCGCTGCTGGAGATCTTCCTGCTGCTGGAACAGAATCGTGAACTCAAGGGCGTGCGTGCGGCGACCATCCGCCTGCTGCGCGATCACCGGTACCTGATCGACGACCGCTTCCGCAACGATCTGCGTTGCCGCAGCCTGTTCATGGAGATCCTGCGCCAGCCGAGTGGCGTCACCCACGAACTGCGCCGGATGAACCGATACGGCATCCTGGCGGCCTATTTTCCGGCGTTCGGCGCGATCGTCGGCCAGATGCAGTATGACCTGTTCCACGTCTACACAGTGGATGATCACACCCTGCACGTGCTGCGCAACCTGCGCCGCTTCACGGTGGCGGCCTACGAGCAGGAGTTCCCGCTCTGCAGCCGTATCATGAAGCGCATCCCGAAGCCGGAACTGCTCTACCTAGGCGCGCTGTTCCACGACATCGCCAAGGGACGCGGCGGCGACCACTCCGAGCTGGGCGCCAGCGATGCCTTCGGCTTCTGCCGCCACCACGGCCTCAGCGATTACGACGCCCACCTCGTTGCGTGGCTGGTGCGCAACCACCTGATCATGTCGAGCACGGCCCAGCACAAGGACATCAGCGACCCGGACGTGCTGGCCGAGTTCGCGCGCAAGGTGGGCGACACGACCCACCTCGAATATCTCTATCTGCTCACGGTGGCGGATATCCGCGGCACGAATCCCACGCTGTGGAACGGCTGGAAGGATGCGCTGCTGATCGACCTGTACAGTTCGACCCGGGACATCCTGGAGCGCGGACCGAACTCCCCGGTGAACAAGGATGAACTGATCGCGGAGACCCGTACCGCCGCCCTCGCACTGCTCGGGGACGCCGACACGGAACGCGTCAAGACCGTGTGGAGCGAGATCGGCGAGGAATATTTCCTGCGCCATTCACCCGACGAGATCGCGTGGCAGATGCGTCTGATCCTGGGCAGCCGGCCGGAGGATCTGCCGCTGATCCGCGTCCGCGAGGAAACCGGCCGCGGCGGCACCGAGATCTTCCTCTATGCCCGCGACCAGAACCACCTGTTCGCCATGACCACCAGCGCGCTCGACCAGCTCGGGCTCAATATCCTCAATGCCCGCATCATCACCACGAGCAACGGCTTCACGCTCGATACCTACATCGTGCTCGACGAGAACGGCAACACGATCCGCGACCCGCACGGCCTCCACGAAATCGCCGATGCGATCCGCGGCCGCATCGCGCGCGGGGACATCCGCGCGGCACGCACCTCGCGCCGCGCCGCGCGCCAGTTGCGCCACTTTTCCATACCCACGCAGGTGACGTTCAGCGCCGACCCACATCACCGCTACACGATCGCGGAGCTCACCACCGTCGACCGGCCCGGCCTGCTCGCGCGCGTGGGGCAGGCCTTCGTGGAATGCGGGGTCCGCTTGTTGAATGCGAAGATCGCAACCTTCGGCGAACGCGTCGAGGACGTGTTCTTCATCACCGGCAGGGACAACGGTCCGCTCGACGACGCGGCGCAGCTCGACGCCCTGCGCGCCTCCCTCGTCCGCCATCTCGATGAACACTGA
- the map gene encoding type I methionyl aminopeptidase, whose amino-acid sequence MSVHIKTGEEIEKMRTAGRLAAEVLRMIRPHVVPGVTTGRLDEICHDYITQAQDAIPAPLNYHGFPRSICTSVNHQVCHGIPGDKVLKNGDIVNLDITVLKDGYHGDTSKMFFVGEPSIIARRVTQISYECLCIGIEMVRPGVRLGDIGFAIQHHAESNNMSVVREYCGHGIGRNFHEEPQVLHYGTPGTGLEIEPGMIFTIEPMVNAGKRHVKLMPDQWTVITKDRSLSAQWEHTILVTADGHEVLTRLPDDPL is encoded by the coding sequence ATGAGTGTGCACATCAAGACCGGGGAAGAGATCGAGAAGATGCGCACCGCCGGCCGTCTCGCGGCCGAGGTGCTGCGCATGATCCGCCCCCATGTCGTGCCCGGCGTCACCACGGGCAGGCTCGACGAGATCTGCCACGACTACATCACGCAGGCGCAGGACGCCATCCCGGCGCCGCTGAACTACCACGGCTTCCCCAGGTCAATCTGCACCTCGGTCAATCACCAGGTCTGCCACGGCATCCCCGGCGACAAGGTGCTCAAGAACGGCGACATCGTCAACCTCGACATTACCGTGCTGAAGGACGGCTATCACGGCGACACCAGCAAGATGTTCTTCGTCGGCGAGCCGTCGATCATCGCGCGCCGCGTCACCCAGATCAGCTACGAATGCCTCTGCATCGGCATCGAGATGGTCCGACCGGGCGTGCGGCTGGGCGACATCGGTTTCGCGATCCAGCATCACGCCGAGTCGAACAACATGTCGGTGGTGCGCGAATACTGCGGCCACGGCATCGGGCGCAACTTCCACGAGGAGCCCCAGGTGCTGCACTACGGCACGCCCGGCACCGGACTCGAGATCGAACCCGGCATGATCTTCACCATCGAGCCGATGGTGAACGCCGGCAAGCGCCATGTGAAGCTGATGCCCGACCAGTGGACGGTGATCACCAAGGACCGCAGCCTGTCGGCCCAGTGGGAACACACCATCCTGGTCACCGCCGACGGCCATGAAGTGCTGACCCGCCTGCCGGACGATCCGCTTTGA
- the rpsB gene encoding 30S ribosomal protein S2 — translation MANVTMRQMLEAGVHFGHQSRYWNPKMAPYIYGERSKIHIINLEHTLPLFNDAMNFLGRLASNRGKILFVGTKRAARDVIQEEAARCGMPFVNQRWMGGMLTNFKTVKQSIKRLKDLEALFEEGGGHERISKKEGLTRRRELEKLERNLGGIKDMAGLPDALFVIDVGHEKIAVSEAAKLGIPVVAVVDTNGNPIGVDYPIPGNDDAIRAIKLYLGSASAAIMEGRAAALHTQGESDEFVEVDESGAPSQTKAPAKKAAKKVAVKRKGAARDGDGEGGEESVTAPKSRARKKKTDAVEGEEQSIA, via the coding sequence ATGGCAAACGTCACCATGCGCCAGATGCTGGAAGCTGGCGTGCATTTCGGACATCAGAGTCGTTACTGGAATCCCAAGATGGCCCCGTACATCTACGGGGAACGCAGCAAGATCCACATCATCAACCTGGAGCACACGCTCCCGCTGTTCAACGACGCGATGAATTTCCTCGGCCGCCTGGCGTCCAACCGCGGCAAGATCCTGTTCGTCGGCACCAAGCGCGCCGCGCGCGACGTGATTCAGGAAGAGGCCGCGCGCTGCGGCATGCCGTTCGTCAACCAGCGCTGGATGGGCGGCATGCTCACCAACTTCAAGACGGTCAAGCAGTCGATCAAGCGCCTGAAGGATCTCGAGGCGCTGTTCGAGGAAGGCGGCGGGCATGAGCGCATCAGCAAGAAGGAAGGCCTCACGCGCCGGCGCGAACTGGAGAAGCTCGAGCGCAACCTGGGCGGCATCAAGGATATGGCCGGTCTTCCCGACGCGCTGTTCGTGATCGATGTCGGACACGAGAAGATCGCCGTCAGCGAGGCCGCGAAGCTCGGCATCCCGGTGGTGGCGGTGGTCGATACCAACGGCAATCCGATCGGTGTCGATTATCCGATCCCCGGCAACGATGACGCCATTCGCGCCATCAAGCTGTACCTCGGTTCGGCATCCGCCGCGATCATGGAAGGTCGTGCCGCCGCCCTGCATACGCAGGGTGAGTCCGATGAATTCGTCGAGGTGGATGAGAGCGGCGCGCCGTCCCAGACCAAGGCTCCCGCCAAGAAGGCCGCCAAGAAGGTCGCGGTCAAGCGCAAGGGCGCGGCCCGCGATGGGGACGGTGAGGGCGGGGAAGAGTCCGTGACGGCTCCCAAGTCCCGTGCGCGCAAGAAGAAGACCGACGCCGTCGAGGGCGAGGAACAGTCGATCGCCTGA
- a CDS encoding elongation factor Ts, giving the protein MEITAAQVKELRERTGSGLMECKKALVETRGDVEAAIDLMRKQGLVKAGKKSGRIAADGRIVMHVAADGKLGAMLEINSETDFVAKGDDFNAFAEQSLQRAVAARAQDVDQLLALPYAAGGEATVDTARKELIAKIGENINLRRLVQYQAKGGIVGGYMHGIRIGVLVELEGGDAALAKDIAMHIAASRPVAVSEQEVSADVIAKEKEIFSAQAAESGKPAEIIEKMVQGRIKKFLAEVTLVGQPFVKDPETTVGKLLEKAKARVVRFQRFEVGEGIEKATTDFAAEVMAQVRGG; this is encoded by the coding sequence ATGGAAATCACAGCAGCACAGGTCAAGGAGTTGCGCGAGCGCACCGGCTCCGGACTGATGGAATGCAAGAAGGCCCTGGTCGAAACCCGGGGCGACGTGGAAGCCGCCATCGACCTGATGCGCAAGCAGGGTCTGGTCAAGGCCGGCAAGAAGTCCGGCCGCATCGCTGCCGATGGCCGCATCGTCATGCACGTCGCCGCGGACGGCAAGCTGGGCGCGATGCTCGAGATCAACAGCGAAACGGATTTCGTGGCCAAGGGCGATGATTTCAACGCCTTCGCGGAACAGTCGCTGCAGCGCGCCGTGGCCGCCCGGGCGCAGGACGTCGATCAGCTGCTCGCCCTGCCGTATGCGGCGGGCGGCGAGGCCACGGTCGACACCGCGCGCAAGGAACTGATCGCCAAGATCGGCGAGAACATCAACCTGCGCCGTCTGGTGCAGTACCAGGCGAAGGGCGGCATCGTCGGCGGTTATATGCACGGCATCCGCATCGGCGTACTGGTCGAGCTGGAGGGCGGTGACGCTGCGCTGGCCAAGGACATCGCCATGCACATCGCCGCCAGCCGTCCGGTCGCCGTGTCCGAGCAGGAGGTTTCGGCGGACGTGATCGCGAAGGAAAAGGAAATCTTCAGCGCGCAGGCGGCCGAGAGCGGCAAACCGGCGGAGATCATCGAGAAGATGGTGCAGGGCCGCATCAAGAAGTTCCTCGCCGAGGTGACCCTGGTCGGACAGCCGTTCGTGAAGGATCCCGAGACCACGGTCGGCAAGCTGCTTGAGAAGGCGAAGGCGCGCGTGGTGCGCTTCCAGCGCTTCGAGGTCGGCGAGGGCATCGAGAAGGCCACGACCGATTTCGCCGCTGAAGTGATGGCGCAGGTTCGCGGGGGCTGA
- the pyrH gene encoding UMP kinase, whose protein sequence is MPSRPDSGQPLYGRILLKLSGEALMGEDDYGINTAVINRIAVEVKDLIDHGIQVALVIGGGNIFRGIQLAQGGLDRVTGDHMGMLATVINALAIQDALEKHGMFARVMSAIQIHQICEDYIRRRAIRHLEKGRVVVFAAGTGNPFFTTDSAASLRGIEIGANAVLKATKVDGVYSADPHKHANAEFYPRLTYDDVLHRKLDVMDATAIVLCRDNRMPLRVFNINKPGALRRVVMEGNEGTVVE, encoded by the coding sequence ATGCCCTCGCGACCGGATTCCGGGCAACCTCTCTACGGCCGCATCCTGCTCAAGCTGAGCGGCGAGGCCCTGATGGGCGAGGATGACTACGGCATCAACACCGCCGTGATCAACCGCATCGCCGTGGAGGTGAAGGATCTGATCGATCACGGCATCCAGGTCGCCCTGGTGATCGGCGGCGGCAACATCTTTCGCGGCATCCAGCTTGCCCAGGGCGGGCTGGATCGCGTCACCGGCGATCACATGGGCATGCTGGCGACCGTCATCAACGCGCTGGCGATCCAGGACGCGCTGGAAAAGCACGGCATGTTCGCCCGCGTGATGTCGGCGATCCAGATCCACCAGATCTGCGAGGACTACATCCGCCGCCGCGCCATTCGCCACCTGGAGAAGGGGCGCGTGGTGGTGTTCGCCGCCGGTACCGGTAATCCGTTCTTCACCACCGATTCCGCCGCCAGCCTGCGCGGCATCGAGATCGGCGCCAACGCGGTGCTCAAGGCGACCAAGGTCGACGGCGTCTACTCGGCCGATCCCCACAAGCATGCCAACGCCGAGTTCTACCCCCGCCTGACCTACGACGACGTGCTGCACCGCAAGCTGGACGTGATGGACGCGACCGCCATCGTGCTGTGCCGCGACAACCGCATGCCGCTGCGCGTCTTCAACATCAACAAGCCCGGCGCGCTGCGTCGCGTGGTCATGGAAGGGAACGAAGGAACGGTCGTCGAATAA
- the frr gene encoding ribosome recycling factor has protein sequence MITDIRKDAESRMRKSIESLKQEFSKVRTGRAHTSLLDHIRVSYYGNEMPLNQVATVAAADARMLTITPWEKAMVPVVEKAITASNLGLNPSTAGSVIRVVLPPLTEERRRDFVKVVKGEAEGARVAIRNVRRDANNDLKDLLKEKEITEDEERRGQEEIQALTDKYVGEVEKLLQEKEAELMEV, from the coding sequence ATGATCACCGATATCAGGAAAGACGCGGAATCCCGCATGCGCAAGTCCATCGAATCGCTCAAGCAGGAATTTTCCAAGGTTCGCACCGGACGCGCGCATACCAGTCTCCTGGACCACATCCGGGTGTCGTATTACGGCAACGAGATGCCGCTGAACCAGGTGGCCACGGTCGCCGCCGCCGACGCGCGCATGCTCACCATCACGCCGTGGGAGAAGGCCATGGTGCCGGTGGTGGAGAAGGCGATCACGGCTTCCAACCTGGGACTCAATCCGTCCACCGCAGGCAGTGTGATCCGCGTGGTCCTGCCACCGCTGACCGAGGAACGGCGCCGCGATTTCGTCAAGGTCGTGAAGGGCGAGGCGGAAGGCGCGCGGGTGGCCATCCGCAACGTGCGCCGCGACGCGAACAACGACCTCAAGGATCTGCTCAAGGAGAAGGAAATCACCGAAGACGAGGAGCGTCGCGGACAGGAGGAGATCCAGGCCTTGACCGACAAGTACGTCGGCGAGGTGGAGAAGCTGCTGCAGGAAAAGGAAGCCGAGCTGATGGAGGTTTAG
- a CDS encoding isoprenyl transferase, whose protein sequence is MAFFSKSTNSLPPRATDDSGALPAHVAIIMDGNGRWARQRHLPRIAGHRAGVEAVRTIVEACAARGVKVLTLFAFSSENWRRPETEVTLLMDLLLTSLQREVEKLHRNGIRLLFVGERAAFNSKLIEMMESSERLTAGNPGLTLVIALNYGGRWDVTQAAQQLARRVAAGELRVEDIDADTIEAHLCLRGLPEPDLFIRTGGEQRISNFLLWHLAYTELYFTAILWPDFDARAFDDALASFAARQRRFGRTGDQVEQAKGA, encoded by the coding sequence ATGGCGTTTTTTTCCAAGAGCACGAATTCCCTTCCGCCCCGGGCGACGGATGATTCCGGCGCATTACCCGCGCACGTCGCCATCATCATGGACGGCAACGGCCGCTGGGCCAGGCAGCGCCACCTGCCGCGTATCGCCGGCCATCGCGCCGGGGTGGAGGCGGTGCGCACCATCGTCGAGGCCTGCGCCGCCAGGGGAGTCAAGGTACTGACGCTGTTCGCCTTCAGCAGCGAGAACTGGCGCCGGCCCGAGACCGAAGTCACCCTGCTGATGGACCTGCTGCTGACATCGCTGCAGCGCGAGGTGGAAAAGCTGCACCGGAACGGCATTCGGCTGCTGTTCGTCGGCGAACGTGCCGCATTCAATTCCAAGCTCATCGAAATGATGGAGTCGTCCGAGCGCCTGACCGCCGGCAACCCGGGTCTCACGCTGGTCATCGCGCTCAACTACGGCGGCCGCTGGGACGTCACCCAGGCCGCGCAGCAGCTGGCGCGGCGGGTCGCGGCGGGTGAACTCCGGGTCGAGGACATCGACGCCGACACGATCGAGGCGCACCTGTGCCTGCGCGGGCTGCCCGAGCCGGACCTTTTCATCCGCACCGGAGGCGAGCAGCGCATCAGCAATTTCCTGCTGTGGCATCTCGCCTACACGGAACTGTATTTCACCGCGATCCTGTGGCCCGACTTCGACGCGCGGGCCTTCGATGACGCGCTGGCATCGTTCGCCGCGCGCCAGCGCCGCTTCGGGCGCACCGGTGACCAGGTAGAGCAGGCCAAGGGTGCTTAA
- a CDS encoding phosphatidate cytidylyltransferase: protein MLKQRLLTIAVLLPLFVWCVLALPTQYFALCIALMVLIGAWEWAGLIGLGARGERIAYVALVGAALGGAAWLVAVPVLRQFVLAGALVWWCVAMMWIRRYNHDPHGFSRSLHKDPTRGFPPRWLFGMLGVVVLVPAWLGLIVLHGNAFAGGQLVLLLMLLVWGADSGAYVAGRLWGRTKLAPEVSPGKSWEGVYGGLAVATLVALGSGLWFGLDWRTLVTLTLLGFVTVLFSIIGDLFESMIKRLAGVKDSGRLLPGHGGMLDRIDSVTAAAPVFALGLIWQGVVA from the coding sequence GTGCTTAAGCAGCGCCTGCTTACAATCGCGGTACTGCTCCCTCTCTTCGTCTGGTGCGTGCTGGCGCTGCCGACACAGTACTTCGCCCTGTGTATCGCGCTGATGGTGCTGATCGGGGCCTGGGAATGGGCGGGCCTGATCGGACTGGGTGCGCGCGGCGAACGCATCGCGTATGTCGCCCTCGTGGGCGCCGCCCTTGGCGGCGCGGCCTGGCTCGTCGCGGTTCCCGTGCTGCGCCAGTTCGTGCTGGCGGGCGCCCTGGTGTGGTGGTGCGTCGCCATGATGTGGATCCGGCGCTATAACCATGATCCTCACGGTTTTTCGCGTTCCCTCCATAAGGATCCGACGCGAGGTTTTCCTCCCCGCTGGCTTTTCGGTATGCTCGGTGTCGTCGTACTGGTCCCGGCCTGGCTCGGCCTGATCGTCCTCCACGGGAATGCCTTCGCGGGCGGGCAGCTTGTGCTGCTGCTGATGCTCCTGGTGTGGGGGGCGGACAGCGGCGCCTACGTCGCGGGGCGCCTGTGGGGGCGCACCAAGCTGGCACCGGAGGTCAGCCCGGGCAAGAGCTGGGAAGGGGTATACGGCGGGCTCGCCGTGGCGACGCTCGTGGCGCTCGGCAGCGGTCTGTGGTTCGGCCTCGACTGGCGCACCCTGGTGACGCTCACGTTGCTGGGATTCGTCACGGTATTGTTTTCCATCATCGGTGATCTGTTCGAGAGCATGATCAAACGGCTGGCGGGGGTGAAGGACAGCGGACGCCTGTTGCCGGGCCACGGCGGCATGCTTGACCGCATCGACAGCGTCACCGCGGCCGCGCCGGTGTTTGCGCTGGGGCTGATCTGGCAGGGGGTGGTGGCGTGA
- a CDS encoding 1-deoxy-D-xylulose-5-phosphate reductoisomerase — MIGVTILGATGSIGVNTLDVLARRPDRYRVVALTASTDVERLFEQCLRHRPDLAVMADPGAAERLERKLVEAACATRVASGTEGLCLAAGLPAADCVMAAIVGAAGLLPTLTAVRAGKRVLLANKEALVMAGALFMEEVRAHGAVLLPIDSEHNAVFQCMPGDYARGLSRVGVRRILLTSSGGPFRQQPRLLHDVKPEQACAHPNWVMGRKISVDSATMMNKGLEVIEAKWLFDADPAMIEVVVHPQSVIHSLVEYLDGSMLAQLASPDMRIPIAHALAWPERMESGAERLNLFEVARLDFEAPDLERFPCLRIAFEAARAGGTAPAVMNAANEVAVRAFLERRLRFTGIPAVVEAALAAVPLREAATLDTVLEADREARGCAEEWIQDSALEVMP; from the coding sequence GTGATCGGCGTGACCATCCTCGGCGCCACGGGCTCCATCGGGGTCAACACCCTCGACGTACTGGCGCGCCGGCCGGACCGTTACCGGGTGGTCGCGTTGACCGCCAGCACCGATGTCGAGCGCCTGTTCGAGCAATGCCTGCGCCACCGTCCCGATCTCGCCGTGATGGCGGATCCCGGCGCGGCGGAACGTCTGGAGCGCAAACTGGTCGAAGCAGCATGCGCCACGCGGGTGGCCTCGGGCACCGAGGGCCTCTGCCTCGCCGCCGGCCTGCCCGCGGCGGATTGCGTGATGGCGGCGATCGTCGGCGCGGCCGGCCTCCTGCCCACGCTCACCGCCGTGCGCGCCGGCAAGCGCGTGCTGCTGGCGAACAAGGAGGCCCTGGTCATGGCGGGCGCGCTGTTCATGGAAGAGGTGCGCGCGCACGGCGCCGTGCTGCTCCCGATCGACAGCGAGCACAACGCAGTATTCCAGTGCATGCCGGGGGATTACGCCCGCGGCCTGTCCCGGGTGGGCGTGCGGCGCATCCTGCTGACCTCCTCGGGCGGTCCGTTCCGCCAGCAGCCGCGCCTGCTGCACGACGTGAAGCCGGAACAGGCCTGCGCGCATCCGAACTGGGTGATGGGGCGCAAGATTTCGGTCGATTCCGCGACCATGATGAACAAGGGGCTGGAAGTCATTGAAGCGAAGTGGCTGTTCGACGCGGACCCCGCCATGATCGAGGTCGTGGTGCACCCGCAGAGCGTGATCCATTCGCTGGTCGAATACCTCGACGGCTCCATGCTGGCCCAACTCGCGAGCCCCGACATGCGCATCCCGATCGCGCACGCGCTCGCCTGGCCGGAACGCATGGAATCCGGCGCCGAGCGCCTCAACCTGTTCGAGGTGGCCCGGCTCGATTTCGAGGCGCCCGACCTGGAGCGCTTCCCCTGCCTGCGCATCGCCTTCGAGGCGGCGCGCGCGGGCGGCACCGCGCCCGCCGTGATGAACGCCGCCAACGAGGTCGCGGTCCGCGCCTTCCTGGAGCGCCGGCTGCGCTTCACCGGGATTCCGGCCGTGGTCGAGGCCGCGCTGGCCGCCGTGCCGCTGCGGGAGGCGGCGACGCTGGATACGGTCCTCGAGGCCGACCGCGAGGCGCGTGGCTGCGCCGAGGAATGGATACAGGATTCCGCCCTGGAGGTGATGCCGTGA
- the rseP gene encoding RIP metalloprotease RseP encodes MDTGFRPGGDAVNGVLSSVFFFIIAIGVLVTVHEFGHFIVARRLGVKVLRFSVGFGMPLWSWRRRNDETEYVIAALPLGGYVQMLDEREAPVPEAELPRAFNRKPLGSRFAIVAAGPIFNFLFAILAYWVIFVLGVDGIKPLVGEVNKDSLAAEAGFQPGDLITRVDGRDTATWNMVFLEMLNRSLDGSHIAVTVVDADQVERRRELDFDRLPAGVDRSNLLQVIGLGMYRPSLEAVIGTLEPGGAAEQAGMRVGDRIVAVDGRPIAQWEEWVEYVRAHPEQELQARVERDGEMIDIGLRPQRVTTEQGDIGRIGAAVKIAPGQADELRAKERYAAPTALLVAAQRTWDMTWLTAKMLVSMVGGEVSASNLGGPIRIAQYAGASADAGVVQFIGFLALISISLGLLNLLPIPVLDGGHLLYYLVELVKGSPLSEQVQAFGQRVGIALLIGVMILAFYNDIVQLFG; translated from the coding sequence ATGGATACAGGATTCCGCCCTGGAGGTGATGCCGTGAACGGCGTGCTGTCTTCCGTCTTCTTCTTCATCATCGCCATCGGCGTGCTGGTGACCGTGCACGAGTTCGGACATTTCATCGTCGCGCGCCGGCTCGGCGTCAAGGTGCTGCGTTTCTCGGTCGGCTTCGGCATGCCGCTGTGGAGCTGGCGCCGTCGCAACGACGAGACCGAGTACGTCATCGCGGCGCTGCCGCTGGGCGGTTACGTGCAGATGCTCGACGAGCGCGAGGCCCCGGTGCCGGAAGCGGAGCTGCCGCGCGCCTTCAACCGCAAGCCGCTGGGCAGCCGCTTCGCCATCGTCGCGGCCGGTCCGATCTTCAACTTCCTGTTCGCCATCCTGGCCTACTGGGTGATCTTCGTGCTCGGCGTCGACGGGATCAAGCCTCTGGTCGGCGAGGTGAACAAGGATTCACTGGCGGCGGAGGCGGGTTTCCAGCCGGGCGACCTGATCACCCGCGTCGACGGGCGCGACACCGCGACCTGGAACATGGTATTCCTCGAGATGCTCAACCGCAGCCTGGACGGCAGCCACATCGCCGTGACGGTGGTGGACGCCGATCAGGTGGAACGCCGGCGCGAGCTGGATTTCGACCGCCTGCCCGCCGGCGTCGACCGCTCCAATCTGCTGCAGGTGATCGGGCTCGGGATGTACCGGCCCAGCCTGGAAGCGGTGATCGGCACGCTGGAACCGGGCGGTGCGGCGGAACAGGCCGGGATGCGTGTCGGCGACCGCATCGTCGCGGTGGACGGCCGGCCCATCGCGCAGTGGGAGGAGTGGGTCGAATACGTGCGTGCGCACCCGGAACAGGAGCTCCAGGCCAGGGTCGAGCGCGACGGTGAAATGATCGACATCGGCCTGCGCCCGCAGCGCGTGACGACGGAGCAGGGCGACATCGGGCGCATCGGCGCCGCGGTGAAGATCGCGCCCGGCCAGGCCGACGAGCTGCGCGCCAAGGAACGCTACGCCGCGCCGACCGCGTTGCTGGTCGCGGCCCAGCGCACCTGGGACATGACCTGGCTGACGGCGAAGATGCTGGTCAGCATGGTGGGCGGAGAGGTATCCGCCTCCAATCTCGGCGGGCCGATCCGCATCGCCCAGTACGCCGGCGCCTCCGCCGATGCCGGCGTGGTCCAGTTCATCGGTTTCCTGGCCCTCATCAGCATCAGTCTCGGGTTGCTCAATCTCCTGCCCATCCCGGTGCTGGACGGCGGCCATCTCCTGTACTATCTCGTCGAGCTGGTGAAAGGCAGCCCCCTGTCGGAGCAGGTCCAGGCCTTCGGCCAGCGCGTCGGCATCGCGCTGCTGATCGGTGTCATGATCCTGGCGTTCTACAACGATATCGTTCAGCTCTTCGGTTAA